The following coding sequences lie in one Gorilla gorilla gorilla isolate KB3781 chromosome 5, NHGRI_mGorGor1-v2.1_pri, whole genome shotgun sequence genomic window:
- the ABT1 gene encoding activator of basal transcription 1, which produces MEAEESEKAATEQEPLEGTEQTLDAEEEQEESEEAACGSKKRVVPGIVYLGHIPPRFRPLHVRNLLSAYGEVGRVFFQAEDRFVRRKKKAAAAAGGKKRSYTKDYTEGWVEFRDKRIAKRVAASLHNTPMGARRRSPFRYDLWNLKYLHRFTWSHLSEHLAFERQVRRQRLRAEVAQAKRETDFYLQSVERGQRFLAADGDPARPDGSWTFAQRPTEQELRARKAARPGGRERARLATAQDKARSNKGLLARIFGAPPPSESMEGPSLVRDS; this is translated from the exons ATGGAGGCAGAGGAATCGGAGAAGGCCGCAACGGAGCAAGAGCCGCTGGAAGGGACAGAACAGACACTAGATgcggaggaggagcaggaggaatcCGAAGAAGCGGCCTGTGGCAGCAAGAAGCGGGTAGTGCCAGGTATTGTGTACCTGGGCCATATCCCGCCGCGCTTCCGGCCCCTGCACGTCCGCAATCTTCTCAGCGCCTATGGCGAGGTCGGACGCGTCTTCTTTCAGGCTGAGG ACCGGTTCGTGAGACGCAAGAAGAAGGCAGCAGCAGCTGCCGGAGGAAAAAAGCGGTCCTACACCAAGGACTACACCGAGGGATGGGTGGAGTTCCGTGACAAGCGCATAGCCAAGCGCGTGGCGGCCAGTCTACACAACACGCCTATGGGTGCCCGCAGGCGCAGCCCCTTCCGTTATGATCTTTGGAACCTCAAG TACTTGCACCGTTTCACCTGGTCCCACCTCAGCGAGCACCTCGCCTTTGAGCGCCAGGTGCGCAGGCAGCGCTTGAGAGCGGAGGTTGCTCAGGCCAAGCGTGAGACCGACTTCTATCTTCAAAGTGTGGAACGGGGACAACGCTTTCTTGCGGCCGATGGGGACCCTGCTCGCCCAGATGGCTCCTGGACATTTGCCCAGCGTCCTACTGAGCAGGAACTGAGGGCCCGTAAAGCAGCACGGCCAGGGGGGCGTGAACGGGCTCGCCTGGCAACTGCCCAGGACAAGGCCCGCTCCAACAAAGGGCTCCTGGCCAGGATCTTTGGAGCCCCGCCACCCTCAGAGAGCATGGAGGGACCTTCCCTTGTCAGGGACTCCTGA